One stretch of Pyxidicoccus trucidator DNA includes these proteins:
- a CDS encoding glycosyltransferase family 4 protein, with protein sequence MTLIVHPHFHKRYTGVTRHVESVVPALTRDTGSETRVMGSGLSDGLPRITWPELLRRARTEPVVWHAHRNNELLAGMVLKLLGREVRLVFTRHTSIAPSGFTRFIARGADALVSLTRQVAEVIALPSTVISHGIDLTRFHPPEDRDEAWRRLGQGGRYGIGVIGRIRKEKGQGDFLEAVRPLLPGNPDWHAVLVGLAKGADLEWVNGLRAGIEDRVSLAGEQSVIEPWYQGLSVLVHPSYAEGYSLVHVEAMASGCCVVASKLPYLDTLIEHGRTGFFFEPGDVKALRELLAMLMREPERAREVGRNAAEEARRRCGVEHEARALGDLYRALVGR encoded by the coding sequence ATGACGCTCATCGTCCACCCGCACTTCCACAAGCGGTACACGGGGGTGACGCGCCACGTGGAGTCGGTGGTGCCCGCGCTCACCCGCGACACGGGCTCGGAGACGCGAGTCATGGGCTCTGGCCTGAGCGACGGCCTGCCGCGAATCACCTGGCCCGAGCTGCTCCGCCGCGCCCGCACGGAGCCGGTGGTGTGGCACGCGCACCGGAACAACGAGCTGCTGGCGGGCATGGTGCTGAAGCTGCTGGGCCGTGAGGTGAGGCTCGTCTTCACGAGGCATACGTCCATCGCTCCGAGCGGCTTCACGCGCTTCATCGCCCGGGGAGCGGACGCGCTCGTCTCGCTGACACGGCAGGTGGCGGAGGTCATCGCGCTGCCATCGACGGTCATCTCGCACGGCATCGACCTGACGCGGTTCCACCCACCCGAGGACCGGGACGAGGCGTGGCGCCGGCTCGGCCAGGGTGGGCGCTACGGCATTGGAGTCATCGGGCGCATCCGGAAGGAGAAGGGGCAGGGAGACTTCCTCGAAGCCGTGCGCCCGCTGCTGCCCGGGAACCCGGACTGGCACGCGGTGCTGGTGGGCCTGGCGAAGGGCGCGGACCTGGAGTGGGTGAACGGGCTGCGCGCGGGCATCGAGGACCGCGTCTCACTGGCGGGAGAGCAGTCGGTCATCGAGCCCTGGTACCAGGGGCTGAGCGTGCTGGTCCACCCCTCGTACGCGGAGGGCTACTCGCTGGTGCACGTGGAAGCGATGGCGTCCGGGTGCTGCGTGGTGGCGTCGAAGCTGCCGTACCTGGACACACTCATCGAGCACGGGCGCACGGGCTTCTTCTTCGAGCCCGGGGACGTGAAGGCGCTGCGCGAGCTGCTGGCCATGTTGATGCGAGAGCCGGAGCGGGCGCGAGAGGTGGGGCGCAACGCGGCCGAGGAGGCACGGCGCCGCTGTGGTGTGGAGCACGAAGCGCGAGCGCTGGGAGACCTGTACCGAGCGCTGGTGGGGCGGTGA